The DNA segment CGCGATGAGGAAGTCGAACCCGTGTTCGGTGAGGTGATGTACTACCATCGGGACAGCACCGAGGACAGTCCCAATACCGACCACGGACCGAAGGACCAGTAGCCCGATAGCGACAGTCAACAGAACGTACGGCCGTGACCGGCGTCGGTGTGTACTGGCCGCCGCGACAAAAAACAGCGCTAGCGTTCCGAGCGTAGCGAGTCCCAGCACGGCGATTAACATTGCGGATTGACCGGGACTAATCCAGTCAGCCGTCGGTTGGAGCATCGCTCAGATCATAGATCAGACGGTGACACTGGAATCGGTTTCGGTCGCAGTCGTAGCTGTGCCCGACTCTTACGCCGAGGTGAGTGCTCTGAGACAGCTCCGCCGGTGTATGCCTGTTTGAAATGGTCTCTGTGTAACTCTCTCAGGTAGCCACCAGTACCGGTCGTCCCGCGTTCTGGACGACTCGGTCGGTCACACTGCCGATTTGGTCAGTTTTCGTGTGGGAATGGCCGTGGTATCCGAGCACGATCAGGTCGGCGTCGACCTCGTCGGCATAGCTGATGACCTCCACGTACGGTTTCCCGTGACAGCAGCGAGTGGTGACCTCGACGCCGAGCGCGTCACCCCTCTCGGCGACCTCTGCGAGTTCATCGTTCCCCCATTCCTCGATTTCGATGGTCTCCAGTTCCATACTACTGAGGGCTGGCTCGGCGTGTCGGTCCGTATCGACAACAAAGACGGCGTGAAGCTCGGCACCGTGTTGCTCGGCCTGTTCGAGCGCGTGTGTCGCTGCGCGGTTCGCGTCAGCACTGCCGTCGGTCGCGACCACAATCGTGTCGTACATACTAAAAGAATGCACCGCTTCCTATTTCAATCCGCTGACCATTATCAAAAGCTAATAATCTATTGTTGTATTGGGTACCCGTCCACATATCGATCCGTTCGATTTTTGGAGGTGTCGCGTATCGTATTTACAACGGCTAAAACGTCATTCCCGTCCAAAGTCGGTGGCAATCACGGTTCGATGTTCTCCCGGAAGTCGGGTGCCAGTCCGGTCTGTCGGATCCCGGCAAGATCCGTTATCTCGAACTCGTAGAGTGCGACTCCGCCGGAGGTGGTGGCAGTCTGGAGCGTGTTGGGTCGCCAGGCGTTCTGTGTCATCGCCGTGATATCCGACCAGTCGTCCTCAGGCACACTGCTGATATCGCCGGCGAGCATCACGCTCTGCCACTCGAACGCGGTGTCGATGTCGTAGACGAGAAACCGGCCACGGCCGGCTCGCTCAGTCAGTTCCGCTTTCCGGCTCGATTCGCCGAGGAGGTAGGTGAAATAGAGGCAGGCTCCGTCGTCAAAGCCGTACGATAGTGGTAGCAGGTACGGGACGTCTGTCGTCGGCAGCCCCAAGACTCCGGTCGAGTGTGTGGCGAGGAATTCCCGAATCGCTTCGTCGTCCATCTGTTCGAGTCCGTACTCTTCTAATTGGTCGAGTGTCATAGGTCGCGTCTGATCATCCAGTTACGTATCACGAATGCAACCCCACGCTAAAAAAAGTAGAGCGGACTTCTCAGAGGGTGTGGCTGTTCACAATACGGCACAGATACTGTTATATCTATGAAATCTGCCGATACTCGTCGGACGGTAGTACGTATGCCTGCTGGTTTTCAGCCAGTGAGAAGTCCCACCGGACGCTATATTGTTGCACTGCCAACAAGAGTACATGGACTTCGATGAGTTCACCGGCGAGATACAGCACAGGCTTGAACTACCCGGTACTGGTGAGGCCGTTCGGGCGACCCGCGCGACACTGCTACCCCTGGGACAGCGCATACCCGCGGAGAACGCCGCGGACTTCGCTGCCTCCCTCCCGATGGAAATCAAGTGGTATATGACCGGCGCCGTCCGCGACCACGGGCAGCGGTTTGACTGGACGGAGTTCGTCGACCGTGTCGCCGAAATAGAAGGCGTTGAACCGTCGGACGCAGCGTACCACGCACGCGTCGTTGTTGACCTGATGCATACGGCGGTCCCGGCCGCCGATTTTCAGGACCTCCGCGGCCAACTCCCCGAAAGTGCGGACGAAGAAAACTGGCGCGAACTCTTCAGCATAGTCGATGCCGGTGGCTGGGGCGAGGCGGAAGAGGCGCAAACCGGCGGTGGTCCACAAAAGTCTGCTGAAGCCCCTCAGTGGGACAATCAGTAGCAGCTCTCATGTCGTTTTCAAACGAATATGCCTTGACATAATATGGTAATAACTGTACGATTGTTACGCTCTCCCCTCATACTTTGGGGGTGTCCGGCGAGGACTGCTGGCAACGCAGTCTAACTATTCGAGACGCCGATCTCAGCCGCCGGATTTCTAATAGTGTGAGAATCGCGACTACAGTTTATTTACTGACAGCAACAATTCGTAAACACAGCAATGTTCGATTCAATACTGGTCCCGACTGACGGCAGCGAACACGCGACCCGGGCCGCCGAGCACGGGGCAGCGCTGGCCCGTGCATTCGGCGCGAGCCTGCACGTCATCGCTGTCATCGATACGCGAACAGCAGGCGGGCCGTTCAACGGCGACGATCTCGAAGACGAGACACTCGACCGCATGACGGCCGACGCCGAAGACACAGTCGCGGCTATCACGGACGCGGTGGACGCCGCCGGAGCGATACAGACGACTATCCGCAAGGGAGATCCAGTTGACGAGATTTGCGCATACCGCGACGACCACGATGTGGAACTGATTGCGATGGGAACGCACGGCCGCACAGGCGTCGGGCGATATCTCGCCGGGAGCGTGACAGAGAGCGTCGTTCGGCAGGCTGACGTCCCTGTTCTCACCGTGCGCGCAACCGACCGGAGTCGCGACACCGCTCCCTACGACGATATCCTTGTACCGACGGATGGAAGCGCGCCCGCAGCGGCCGCAATCGAGCCCGCATGCGAGATTGCGGCGCAGTTCGATGCCCGCGTTCATGCCCTGAACGTCGTCAATCTCAGCAATATCGCAACCGGCTCCGAATACACGCTACCGAAAGACCTGATCGAGTCCCTGGAGTCGCAAGGGGAGAAAGTGACAGAGCGGATTGCGGCACGGGCACGCGAATCCGGAGTGGAAACTGTCACACGAGTCGTCAGTGGATTCCCGGCGGCAGATATCCTTGAGTACGCTGACGAGAACGACATCGATCTGATCGCCATGGGGACGGCCGGTCGGACCGGTCTCAATCGGTTCCTCGTGGGAAGTACGACAGAACGGATCATCAGACACGCCGATATGCCTGTCCTCGCAGTCAACGCCCGAGACCAGCGCGGTGACGAAGCCTGAAGACAAGCACCGTCTTCCTGTCTGTCAGCGTCCGACTGCGTGCGGGGCCCGTCGTGTCCCCGGCGAGGCGGCAGTCAGACCGACACGACCATGCACTTATTACTGTTCCTGTCGTGACACTACCTATGGCTGCGGACAACCCGGTTACGATGACGGACGAGGAACGGGACGCGTTTCTGGACAACGGGGGGACGGGCATCCTTTCGCTCGCCGCCGGCGACGCGCCCCCGCATTCAGTCCCGGTTTCGTACGGGTACGACGCGCCCACCACCACATTTTACTTCCGGCTAGCGGTCGGTGTAGAGCGGTCGAAGGGCGAACTCGACGACCGCGCGGCGACGTTCGTGACTTATGACGAGACGGATTCGGGATGGCAAAGCGTGGTCGCGAACGGTCGGCTCGAAGACGTCGAACGGGAGGGAATCGAGACGGAAACACTGGAAGGACTGGAACACGTCGATATGCCCATGGTCGACATCTTCGAACGCCCCCTCCGCGAGGTTGACTTCGAATTCTACCGCCTCGTACCGAATGAGCTAACCGGACGGACCGAATCCTAGGGCGGACGGTTCTCCGCAGTACCGACTCGAAGAAGAACCACTGTACTGGATAAGGGAACTCATATCAACATAGCGGCAGATCACCCTCCATGTCCGAAGCCGCCCACACACAACCGACTGCCGACGTCATTTCGGGGCTCGACAGCGAGTCTGATGGGCTGTCGGCGTCGGAAGCCCGAACGCGGCGTGACAGACACGGCGAGAACGAGATCACGCAGGGGAGCAAACGGACACCACTCGACATCGCTATCGCCCAGTTCGACAGCGCCCTTATCTGGGTTCTCGTTGCGGCCGCGATACTGTCCGTGTGGGCGGGACACGCTGTCGACGCAGTCCTGATAGCCGTGATCGTGGTCGGGAACGGCCTGTTCGGCTTCGTCCAGGACTACCGCGCAGAGGGGACGCTCGAATCCTTGCGGGAACTGACCGCCCCAACCGCGACAGTCAGACGCGATGGGCAGTCCGTCGAGGTCGACGCGACCGAACTCGTTCCGGGCGACGTTATCGAACTGGAAAGTGGCGACGTCGTTCCGGCCGACGGTCGACTGATCGACTGTCGGTCTCTGGAGGTCGACGAAGCGGCGCTCACTGGAGAGAGCACGCCGGTCTCGAAGGGAACCGACCCGGTCGACGCCGACGCACCGCTTGCGGAGCGAGAACCGATGGTGTACAAGGGAACGAACGTCACGCGCGGCTCGGGCGCTGCCGTCCTCACGGCGACTGGGATGGACACTGAGGTCGGAGCCATCGCCCGCCAACTCGCAGGAACGGAGGAAACTGACACACCGCTACAGACTGAACTCGACACGCTGGGCCGGACGCTCGGCGTCGGCGTGATGGTACTTGCTGCCCTCGTGGTTCCACTCCTCGTCTTCCGGGGGACCGAACTGGTACAGGCGGCACTCACCGCGATTTCACTCGCTGTGGCCGCGGTCCCCGAGGGACTGCCAGCGGTTGTGACGCTAACGCTGGCCCTCGGTGTCCGGAAAATGGCCGACGAGAACGCTCTCGTGCGGCGCTTGCCCGCCGTCGAGGCGCTGGGCTCCGTCGATGTCATCTGCACCGACAAGACCGGGACGCTGACCGAGGGGCGAATGTCAGTCAGTCGGATCTGGGTCAACGACGCTGTCGTCGACAGTGACGAAATAGAGGGGGAACCCCTGCCGGACCGCGTTGCCACGGTGCTCCGCGCCGGGACACTGTGTAGCGATGCGACGCTCGAAGCGGGGGACCCGACGGAGCAGGCCATCGTCATGGCGGCTGATGAGTCCGGTATCGATGTCGAACGCCTCCGTGAAGAGCACCCGAGAACAGCCGAGATCCCGTTCTCGTCGGAGCGCAAGTGGATGGGCACTGTTCACGATGACACGGTCTACGTAAAAGGCGCGCCCGAAGTAATCCTCTCGAAGTGCTCCCGCGTCCTCACCGATACCGGGCCGGCGGACCTGACGCCCGACAGAGCCGAGCAGATCAGGGAGCAGGTCGGCGCGTTCGCTGACGACGCGCTCAGGGTACTGGCAGTGGCGTACACTGAGGATACCTCCGTGGTAGAACGGAACGACACCACTGGCGAGGCCGACGATGTCAGTGCCGACCTGATCTTCGCCGGGTTGGTCGGCATGATCGACCCGGCCCGCGAGGAGGTCGCTGATGCGATTGCGGCGACCGAGCGTGCAGGCGTGGCCGTGAAGATGGTAACCGGTGACAACGTCCGGACCGCCGCGGCCATCGCTGGCGAACTCGGCCTGGGGCAACGAGTGATGGAAGGACACGACGTCGAGGAATGCTCCGAAGAAGCGCTCCGAGACCGCGTCGAGACAGTCGACGTGTTCGCACGCACGTCTCCGGAGCACAAGGTCCGGATCCTGCAGGCGTTACAGGCGAACGGCCACACCGTCGCAATGACGGGCGACGGGGTCAACGACGCACCGGCGCTGAAAAACGCCGACATCGGCGTCGCGATGGGCGTCCGCGGAACTGACGTGGCCAAACAGGCCAGCGACGTTATCCTGCTGGATGATAACTACGCGACGATTGAACGGGCGATCGAGCGCGGGCGGGCGATCTTCGACAACGTCTGGAAGTTCGTCGGTTACCTGCTGAGTGCCAACGTGGCCGAAGTCGCCATCGTCTTTATCGCCTCACTGTTTGGCTACCTCGTCCTGCCGGCGGTCCAGTTGCTGTGGATCAATCTACTGACCGATGGTCTGCCAGCGCTTGCGCTCGGGGCCGACCCCAAAAGCGATGACGTGATGCAGCGACCGCCCAGAGACCCGGATCGCGGCATCGTCGACCACGATATGCTCGCGCTTATCGGGGGTACAGGCGTCATCTCGACAACTGTGATGCTCGGCCTGCTACTGGTCACGCTTGCCGGCGCACCCGCAGTCACGCCGTACGCGATGACGATGATATTCACCGGGTTCGTGTTCCTCGAATTCGAGAAACTGTACGTGATCCGCTGGCTCCGCGAGACACCGACGCTGTCGAATCGGTGGCTGGCGTCCGCAGTAGGCGGGTCGATACTCCTGCAACTCGCTGTGCTATACACCCCTCTCAACGTCTACTTCGGGACGGTCCCGCTCGGACTCACCGACTGGGGGCTGATCGGTGGCGTCCTCTTACTCGCCCTGCCACTGTACCTCGCTGTCGCCAGCGGTGTGAAACGCCTGTGACGCTCCGATCCGGTAGCACCGGCCGTTCGGTCTGGGTTTCCACATCTCGTTGCCGATTCCGCCAGGCGTGCGCCTGCAGACGGTGACCGGGCGGCCCTTTGCCCCGGAGTGATTGGCTATCGTTGGGCCGCTCCTCTCGAAAAGCCGTCTACCGTACCGCTCTCAATCCAGTTGTCCGTTGAGCACTTTGGCGGCGACCAGCACCGGGTCCCAGACGGGGCTGAACGGCGGTGCGTACGCCAGGTCCAGTCGTTCGAGCTCGTCGATGGTCATGTCCGCCTCGATGGCCGTCGCAAGCGTGTCGATACGTATCGCCGCCCGGTCTGCCCCGACGATTGCGCCGCCCAGCAGGCGACCGCTCTCCCGGTCGGCGACGAGCGTCACGTCGGTATCGTCGCCGCCGGGGTAGTACCCCGACCGAGAACCAGCCGTGACTGTCTTCGACACCGGGTCGAAGCCGGCGGCGCTGGCCTGTTCGTGGTCGAGGAGGCCGACGCGACCGCATTCGAGGTCGAACGCTTTGACGACGGCCGTTCCGGCGATGTCGCCGACGGGCGACGGGTCGCCCGCCACAGTCTGTCCGATCCCGCGACCGGCCCGGTTTGCGGTCAGTCCGAGCGGGACCCAGTCGGGCTCGCCGGTAACGGCGTGGGTGTCCTCGGCGCAGTCTCCGGCGGCGTAGACGCCGTCAACGCTCGTCGCACCGTACTCGTCGACCGCTATCGCACCGGAGGCCCCGAGTTCGACCGGTGTGTCTTCGACGAGGGCGGTGTTCGGCTTGATGCCGATACCGACAAGCGCGAGGTCCACATCGGTATTGCCGTCGCCGTGTACAACCGACGCGACGCGCCCGCCTTCGTCGCCGACGAGTTCCTCGACGGCGGTGTTCAGATGCAGTGTCACGCCCTGTTCCCGGAGGTGATCGGCAACGCGCTCGCCCACTGCTTCCCCGAACGGCGGCAGGAGGTGGCCTGACCGCTGGAAGAGGTGCGTTTCGACATCGTGGGCCCGGAACGCTTCGGCCATTTCCACGCCGACGTAGCCGCCGCCGACGATAGCGACTCGCTCCGGTGGCTCCCAGTCGGCGTACTTCTCGACGAGTGCTGTATCGACGTACTCGATGCTCGTGTCGACGGTAGAGTCGCCGGGTTCGGACAGCGCAGCGCGGACCGCGGCGGCCGAATCGAGCCCGTGCATCGTGAACGCGCCGTCGAGTTCCGCCCCCGGTATCGGCCCGGTCACCGCGTGTGCGCCCGTCGCGACCAGCAGGTCGCCGTATGGCTGGCTGAACGTCTCGCCGTCTTGTGCGACGGTGACCGTTTCTGCGTCGGTGTCGACGCCGACGACTTCGTGGTTCCGGCGAAGGTCGATACCGCGCTCAGACGCCTGCTCGGGCGACAGCGAGAGAAGGTCCGTCAGCCGCTCGACGGTCCCCTTCACGTAATACGGCGTCCCGCAGTGGGCATAGGATACCCACTCGCCTTTCTCGAAGACGATCACGTCACGGTCCGGTGCCTCTCGGGTGAACTTGCTCGCGGCGCTCAGTCCGGCCGCGTCGCCACCGATGACTACGAACGGGTCCGTCATACAGACCCTCGTATCGCTGCGGTACTAATGATTGCGTGAGGTTCGGGTAACTGCGTGGGCTACTGGAAGCGATTGTGTTCGGGACGGATTCGAACCAGCCAGTCGGTCTGTCCCCTCTCCAAGGTCGACCGTCACCACCATCTACGGCTGAACGTGGTTGAGGACATGCTGAGCCAACTTTCACACGACTCCAAGGCCACTGGCGACCAGTCTGAAGCCGATAATCGATAGTAAGGCTAGCACGGCGGCTCGACGGACCCGGTCACTGACAGCGGTTCTGAGTCGCTTCCCGACTGCGACACCGGCAACGGCCGGCACGGCTGCGAGAACGGACGTTCCAGCGACAACCGCGTTGGGATAGAGCCCGAAGACGCCGGCAAAAGCGACCCGCGTGACGCTGAGTCCCAGAAACACCAGCGCGACGACGCCGACGAACACGCTGTGCGAGAGGTCGAAACTCCGGAGATACGCGACGAGCTGGACGCCGACGTTCGTTCCGCCGAACAGCGCCCCCGAAACGCCGCCGATGCCGACCATCGCAAGCGGTGTCTTCCCGAGGTCGCTGTTGCCCACTGACACCCATCCGGGAAGCGGCACCCGCTGCTGGGCGGTCGCCACAAACCCCAGGGTCAGCAGGCCGAGTCCGACACGGAGCGGCGCTTCCGGGAGCCTGTCGAGTACAGCCATCCCGACAACAGTCCCGACAAGCGCCGCAGCGATAAGCGGTCCGAACCGCTGGCTACAGGTACGCAGTTCACGCCGTGAGAGGTCCCGAACCAGTGAAACGTTCACCGCGAGAATGGGGAGAATCATGAACACGACGGCTGTCGCCGGGTCGATGACCGTCGCAAGCGCCATCGTCCCGACGACGGCGAAGCCGAAGCCAGCAAGCCCGTTTGTCGCCCCGGCGACGAGGACGATAGCCGTCACTATCACGACCATCGTCCACGAGACTGGCAGAATCATATGGTATCAGGGTCCTGTGCGACGCCCACAGCGGCCCGTAACCGACTTCGGGCTGGGCAGTGGTTCTTGTGAAGTAATCACACGGCCCTGGATAAAGCCGCGTCGTGTTTCACTACAGTGGGGTCGAACGTGACCGCCCCGCTGTCGGGATCAGAACGTGATAACTTCGTAGTCGTCGTCGACGAGCGAGCGAATGCTCGGGTGGCCGTCGTGCTCGTCCAGCGTGACGAGTCCGGAGTCGGCGACGGCGTCTTCGACGCCGAATGCACCGGAACAGTAGTCACAGACGGCCGTATCCTCTTTGACGGTCTGGTACAGTTCATGGTAGTCGCTGTCCTCGTCTTCGAGTTCCGGAATCCACTGTGTTCCGGCCCCGTCGAAGATGAGTTCGAGGTCGTCCTCGTCGTTTTCCGCGAACTCCGTTGCTGCTTCGAGGCCGTTTGCGAGTCGGCCGAGATTCTCGTGTCCCTCTGTCCCTGCGAGGATGATGACGGCTGCTTTCGTCATTACGTGGCGTAATAGCGCTCTCGCTAATATATTATGAGTGGGTGCGTGCGACGGCGCTGAACTCGCACCAAGTGTTTATCAACTAGTGCCAATCGGGCAGTGAATACGTCGATATACAGGATGTCGTCTACAGGCGTGGCCTTATTCCGCGTATGATTCGATGAGCGCTCTGAGCGCTTCTTCGCCTTCGAGGCCGACGACTTCTTCTACCTGCTCCCCATCGGCGAACAGGATGAGTGTTGGAACGCCACGGACGCCGTAGGACTGTGCGAGTTGCTGGTTGGCGTCGACATCGACTTTGGCGACGGTCGCGCCGGTCTCTGCGGCCAGCGTCTCGACGGTCGGTTCGAGCATCTGGCACGGGCCACACCAGTCGGCATAGAAGTCCGTGAGGACGACGTCGTGCTTGTCGACGACATCGTCGAGATGGTCCGTTCCGTCGATGTGAAGCGGTTCGTCCGTCGCGGTCGTCTCGGCGTCGGATGCAGTATCAGTTGCCATCAATAGACTGTACGCGGCAGCGACAAATAAGAGTTTGCACAAAATATACAATACTATGAAATACTCTTCGCAAGCCAATGGTAGCGGGATGTCTATTCGTGCAGGCGCAGAAATCGGCTCGGCTCGTGAGCGACAGCGTGTAATAGAGAGAAGACGGCGGCGTTAGCTTTCGACAGTCGGGGCCGAGGACTCGGACTGTTCGTACTTGTTCTCGAACTCCTGAATCAGTTGGCCCATCTTCGCGTACCAGTCGTTGAGCATGCGCTGCATCTCGTCTGCTATCTGGGACGGATCCGTCGGCGAGTAGACGTGGTAGTAGCCGCCCTGGTCGTAGTTGATCTGGTCTTTCTCGATAAAGCCCGTCTGGAGGAGTCGCTGGACGGCGCGATACGCGGTCGAGCGCTCGCGGTCGACTGCCTCGGCGAGTTCGTCGACGGTCAGTGGTTCCTCGGCCTCGACGAGCGCCCGAAAGCACTCCTTGTCGAGTTCTTTGAGCCCGTGGAAACACTCCAGCAGTCCTTCGCACTGCATATCTCGACGGAGCTGTTCAGACATCGAATCTGGCATCGTTATCACCTCTCTGTAGTTACTACCCAGATATAAGACTTGTGTACGGTTCGCACAAATGCACGCACGATCCGGCAAAAACTGCCCTCGGATGGGTGGTCAAGGCCGTTCACCTCACAGCCGACACACATGCCTGCGAACTGTTAGTCTGCGCCCGTCGCGGCTGTATCGCTGGTCTCGCTCCGGGTTCGCCAGTAGCCTTGGAGATATGCGCCGAGAAACATCCCGGCGAGCGCCCAGAGGATGGTGACGTTGCCGATACCGAGGCTCGCGTAGGCGGCCCCCGGACAGATACCGGACAGTCCCCACCCGACGCCGAAGATGGCACCGCCGACCAGGACGTTCCGGTCGAAGGACTTCAGACGCCGTTCGAAGGTGTCGCCGGTCAGCGGCGCGCGGCCGAGGAGGCGGGGTCCGAGAACGAAGGCCACCCCTGTCACGGCAGCGCCGCCGAACATCACGAACACCAGCCCGAAGTCCTCGAACTGGAGGAAATCCAGAACGACTTCCGGGCGCGCCATGTGGCTGTACGCGAGTCCGAACCCGAAGATGAGCCCGCCGACGAGAATCAGCGGCATGAACGCGGGGTGGCGGTCGTCACTCATGTGTCGTTCCCTCCGGCCGCTCCCGGTCGCTCGCTTCGAGACTCTCGTTCCGCTCGTGTCTCGCAGCTCACGGACTCACCCCCAGTGCCGAAACCAGTTGTGCAGTGATGATGGCGACGGCGAGGAACGTCAGGACGCCGGCTATCGACGTTTTCGACGCGGAGCCGACGCCACAGACGCCGTGGCCTGACGTACAGCCCTTGCCGACGCGCGTCCCGATACCGACGAATACCCCGCCGAGGAGGAGTCGCCACGGCTGGACGTCCGTGGTCCACGCGCCGCCCTGATAGACGACCGCGTACACGGCCGCCCCGAGGATAATGCCGAGCGTGAACACGACACGCCAGTCACGGGAGCTGACATACTGCTGGAACCGGGACCGGTCCGAGACGTACGACAGCGTCGACTCCAGAAACGTGCTCGCGCCGGCGCTGATGCCGGTTCCGAGGTAGATGACGACAGTCCCAAGCCCCACCAGCAAGCCACCGACGGCGTAGCGACTGATGCCGTTCGGAAACAGTTCGGCGGTTGCCTGCAGTGGGAGTGCCTCAATCACCATTGGCGTCGTTAGTCACCCGCAAGGGATTCCTGGCTAGCGGCGCAGTTATTCGGCCCGAGTTCCAGCGTGAACGCTTCCTCGTCGTCGACGGCGTTCTGCCCGAGGTTCGTCGCGATGATCTCCTCGTAGTTGGCCGGCCGCGGCGGCATATCCGAGAGGACGAGCTCGACGAACGCGTCCTCGTCCATGGTGAGCGCGTCCATCTCTTCGACGAGCGCACTGATTGGGGCGGTAAATGTACTGTCCTCTGCGGGTTCGGCCGCGTCGCTGAAGTGCGCGCCGCCGATAAGCGTGCCATCAGGCAGTGTTAGCACACGCTCTTGAAGGGACTCGTAGAGCATACGCGCGGCTTCGGGCGCGCCCTCGTCGCCCTCTTCGAGGTCGGGGCGAGCGACGCTCTCGATGAAGAGCCCGTCACCGGTCGCGAGCAGGCTCCCGTCGACGAGATAGGAGGTCATCCCGGTCGTGTGGCCGGGCGTGGAGACTGTCTCGATAGTCGCGTCGCCGACCTGAAACGTGTCGCCGTCTTCGGCAGTCGTCAGGTCGTCGGTGTCCTGCCGAGCTTGCGAGGCAGGGCCCGTGGAGCCTTGCTCCGCGGCGTAGGTGACGCCGCGGTCGACGGCGGCCTCTGGAATGACGCCCTCGACGCCTTCTGCGTCGAGGTCGCGAACGCCGGAGATGTGGTCGGCGTGGATGTGCGTATCGAGTGCATACTTGAGTTCGACACCGAGTTCAGCGGCGTCATCGAGATACCGG comes from the Haloarcula hispanica ATCC 33960 genome and includes:
- a CDS encoding YeeE/YedE family protein, with the translated sequence MVIEALPLQATAELFPNGISRYAVGGLLVGLGTVVIYLGTGISAGASTFLESTLSYVSDRSRFQQYVSSRDWRVVFTLGIILGAAVYAVVYQGGAWTTDVQPWRLLLGGVFVGIGTRVGKGCTSGHGVCGVGSASKTSIAGVLTFLAVAIITAQLVSALGVSP
- a CDS encoding YeeE/YedE family protein gives rise to the protein MSDDRHPAFMPLILVGGLIFGFGLAYSHMARPEVVLDFLQFEDFGLVFVMFGGAAVTGVAFVLGPRLLGRAPLTGDTFERRLKSFDRNVLVGGAIFGVGWGLSGICPGAAYASLGIGNVTILWALAGMFLGAYLQGYWRTRSETSDTAATGAD
- a CDS encoding MBL fold metallo-hydrolase; its protein translation is MNADDFPTPDVDVETTDPESLKDRIDAGEDVTLLDARMQSDYDEWRIDGENVTSLNIPYFEFLEDDIDSDVLAQIPDDREVTVLCAKGGASEYVAGTLAEHGYDVNHLEDGMNGWASIYEAVEVERYDGTGTLLQYQRPSSGCLGYLLYDDGEAAIIDPLRAFTDRYLDDAAELGVELKYALDTHIHADHISGVRDLDAEGVEGVIPEAAVDRGVTYAAEQGSTGPASQARQDTDDLTTAEDGDTFQVGDATIETVSTPGHTTGMTSYLVDGSLLATGDGLFIESVARPDLEEGDEGAPEAARMLYESLQERVLTLPDGTLIGGAHFSDAAEPAEDSTFTAPISALVEEMDALTMDEDAFVELVLSDMPPRPANYEEIIATNLGQNAVDDEEAFTLELGPNNCAASQESLAGD
- a CDS encoding helix-turn-helix domain-containing protein, which encodes MPDSMSEQLRRDMQCEGLLECFHGLKELDKECFRALVEAEEPLTVDELAEAVDRERSTAYRAVQRLLQTGFIEKDQINYDQGGYYHVYSPTDPSQIADEMQRMLNDWYAKMGQLIQEFENKYEQSESSAPTVES
- the trxA gene encoding thioredoxin, translating into MATDTASDAETTATDEPLHIDGTDHLDDVVDKHDVVLTDFYADWCGPCQMLEPTVETLAAETGATVAKVDVDANQQLAQSYGVRGVPTLILFADGEQVEEVVGLEGEEALRALIESYAE